Genomic segment of Rhinoraja longicauda isolate Sanriku21f chromosome 4, sRhiLon1.1, whole genome shotgun sequence:
cgtgggactatcccaatgtttaagaaacagttagacaggtacatggataggacgtttggagggatatggaccaagcgcaggcaggtgggactagtgtagctgggacattgtgtggGAAAATCATTTTTCCGTTTACTCTGGCCGTCAGCCGTGTTCaagtcacaatgggacccacccaagtgacgggagtggcggccaatgaggggttcCTCgtgtgcacagttgggggagggttgaccttcctcccatggtgcagcgcggaccTTTATCCCGTGGTGCAGTGCGGCATCAGAGTGAAGGTGAAAGacgatggccgccggcaggccgctctcctgctgctggccgcccgggttcggggtgagtggctccctctcccctttcctcgccCCCGGACCCGGGTGAAACTCCGAGCAGGAAGAAGATGGTTGTCATCCCCGTCGTCTCAtcgttcccctccgtctcctccagcgccgGCTTCAACCGACGGCCTCTGTCCcgtccaataataataataataataataatacttaaaatataataatgtaagaatataaaatgttatattgtatagCTATTAATCTATCCATATATTAGTaaaactcatcttgtatgtattttTCCTAAGAgaatggaggtgggggaggagggggggataagggggatggagtggggggaggggggggattgtgggggatggagtgggtgagtgggaggggaggggtggagtgccggagagcccctaagagtggaaggggggtgagggtgagggggggataagggggtgtggagtgggtgaaggggggtggggggaaatggggagtTGCGggaggatggaatgggtgagggggggaggggaacgggggagtgggggaggagatggtgctacaccaatgcaggagagctttgggcccaacgggtccaccctgttcCAGTTCATTGTAAAATCTTCAATATCGAAGGCATTATTTAAATTCACTTTTGTTTCTTCCTCTTTTGACTTGAATTACAGTTATCTGTCTTACATCAAGTGATTAATCTAGACTTccaagagatttaactttttttttcattgagGCATTGTTTTGCGAAAGGAGTACTTAAGAATTGCTTAGGAAACAAGCAAACATAATGTTAAAGATAGTCATTTGTTAATGTTCCTTGTGCTATTTTTGTCAGTTTATGAACACTGGATTTTATTCAGTGTACATTAATTTGTTTAAGGTTTTATGCAGGTGGTTCTGAACACAGTGGCCAACAAATAATTGAACCATCAAAGAAAAAGAATCTAAATGAAATTGTGGATGACCTTTTTAAAGAAGCTAAGGAACATGGGGCAGTTCCAGTGGATCACTGGACAGAAAGTGTAAGCAAGGTAAATAGAGCTGTGGTAAGAGAATGTTGGTATACCTTACGAGGTATTGTGAATTCGTGTATCTCAAATTGTATTTTTGCTCTTTTTTtgactatttaaaaaaattgtcataCTCTATTTTTGAAAAGCAGAAGTAATTTTTAACACATAATAAAGGAAAAGAACCATCATTAAGTGGCATAATTATGGAAACCTATCTTTGTGGATGAAGGAAACCAGTGTTCAATTCACCCAAAacaaaattgcaaatgctggaaatctgaagtaagaatagaaaatgctggaaatattcagttgGTTAAtcgagttgactcgatgggccgaatggcttaatcctgctcctatgacataaacTTATGAATCAACAcatatggaaagagaaacggagTTTGTGTTTGAGATGGAAGATCATTTGTCATAACTCCACATTATCAGTTTTTATAACCACTTCACCAAAAtgacagagtcatagattgatacagtgtggaaacaagcctttcggtccaactcgcccacaccggccaacaatgtcccagctaccctagtcccacttgcctgcgcttggtccataaccctccaaacctgtgctatccatgtacctgtccaaatgtttcttaaacgatgggttagtcccagcctcaaccacctcctctagcagattgtttcatacacccaccaccctctgtgtgaaaacgttacccctcagattactattaaatcttttccccttcactttgaacctatgtcctctggtcctcgattcccctactctgggtaaaagactctgtgcatctacccgatctattcctctcataattttgtatacctctataagatctcccctcattctcctatgctccatggaatagagacccagcctacttaacctctccctacagctcacaccctctagtcctggcaatgttGTCgttaatcttttctgaaccctttcaagcttgacaatatctttcctataacatggtgcccagaactgaacacaatattctaaatgcggtctcaccaacgtcttatacaactgcaacatgacctcccaatttctatactctgactgatgaaggccaaagtgccaaatgcctttttgaccaccttatctacatgtgactcgaccttcaaggaaccatgcacttgtacttttggatccctctgctctacaacactacccagaggcctaccatttactgtgtaggtcctgtccttgtttgaatcccaaaatgcaacacctcacaattctCAGTATTAAATGTCATCAATCATTCCTCTGCCcaactggccaatcgatccagaacctgctgcaatcgttcacaaccatcttcactatctgcaaaaccactaacttttgtatcatcaaacTTAATTAAATTAATGGTGTAGAAGTACGCTGGAGAATAATGTTCTATGGTAAAATAATTACAATATTATTTAACAAGTAAACATGATGAAATACAAATAAAAATGAATGATTATGTAGCTTTATCCATTAaagttcagcaaaaattagggagACAGTGGACCATTCTATGAATAGTGTTTTCTTAAAAGTACATGAAAAATCTATATAATCAAATTCATGTTCAACTTCTTCTGAATGAATTATGCCTGTAAGCCCTTTATGAGAAAGTATctgggtgtttccgtaaataagggtgccaacctgtgacatgggtagccaaatttgaaagttattaaatcaaaATGAAAAACTACAGGATAAAAAATGGGCCTacctatgatccttttgagctaatttgtgatcaaaatttgaccaaaatttaatactttcaaaatttgggggggaaaatgagaaaaaaaacaaaaaaacatataAGACATATGGAACACCTACTGATTTCgaagctcccttacaaaatgtcggCACCTAACCCACCATGAGGTAGTTCACGCCAGGGTCATTATAATCGcgttgttttaatttttttttaatcgtgacgagtgcaaaaaaaagttataaaattataaatagcATTCACGATTTTACTCAACGGGAGGAACAACAGAATGAGACGTCgctaaaataggtgagcaaactagatATTTATTTcatgagacgtacaggtatgtaggttaattggctgggtaaatgttttaaaaaaattgtccctagtgggtgtaggatagtgttaatgtacggggatcgctgggcggcacggacttggagggccgaaaaggcctgtttcctgctgtatatatatgatatgatgatgatatgatatgagggtctgtctgaagaagggtctcaaccagcatcagtctgaagaagggtctcgacccgaaacgtcacccattccttctctcccgagatgctgcctgacctgctgagttactccagcattttgtgaataatatttatttcatgatttttgtGCTGAAgtgtaaataaaaataacaaacaatAATCTAGAAAATTTGTCACTCCAGCACCATCAAAGTCTCAAACTTgccagattattggagttttactgtactTAGTATTCTGCTATCATTTGGGAATAAATTCTGGTAATAGCGTAGAAGGATTATTATCTGTAAGTTTCTACCATGTGCctcacattttaaaatgttccaCATGAAAGCTTTAGTAATCTGCAAACTTTGCTAatataaataatatttatttAGTCAATATAGTTTTTGGGTAAAGATTTTTAGTGTTCTAGTATTATACATGAACACAGATCAAGGTATACATGATCTGTGTTCATATAAAATACTGGTATACATGATAACATTTATCGCAAGGTTTTTGATATATTTTACAGCCATTTGCAGGTGGTGGATACCGATTGGGAGCGTCGTCACAAGAATTATCTGAATATGTTTCACAAGATAAAGAACAAGATTCTAGTCTTGATGTAAGTTGTGAGAACTGAAGGCTGGGCAGAAGAAAAGTCATGGGAATTATCTATTTATTTCCCAAGCCTGCATGCAAACATGATTTTTCCCATTCTTATAATCTGCCATCGCTGAGGAATATACCTCCCCTGGAATGTTGGAATTTCCCAACGGAAGAAAATAGCTCTTGAAGCTTCCTGCAATTTGCTTGTTTGTATATCTGTTCCTCTAATTCCTGCTGACTATTGGGAGTAAAGTGATTGCCTCTGTCTAGTTCCTAGGTTCTACCTATTTTGCCGCATTGGACAATCCTTTCACGAGATCCAATTTTGTGATGCTCTCCCTAACCAGTAGCATGATTCACGCTCCTTATTAGCATTTCGCTCTTTCACATCTGAAACTTCAATACCCTGGAAAATTAAGTTGTCATCCTTGCCCTTGTATCAACCATGTATTTTGGGAATGTAATGACATCGGAATTCCAAGCGCTAATGCATGTTCTAAGTTCATATGAGAgtccttgcattaaagtaaatATAGTTGATGGTCCCTACCATTCTTATGTCTGCTCTGCCCACTGGACCTGCTTGATTTTCTCCCCATTTGTTGTTCTAGTACTATGCTTCCAACGTCTCTGTCAAATTCATTTAAACCCACAAAGTAACCCGAGGATGTTGGTCTCTTTCCAGGTTAGGTGCTAACCATGCTGTTTGTACAGGTCCCACCTACCTCAGAAGCAATCCTAATGATCCATGTACCTAAAGGCCTCCCTCTTGCACTAACTCTTTAGCCGTGTTTCATCTGTCCTATTTTTGctcttctcctttctaacccACTAACTTCTTAAACTCAGTTTACTGTGGCACTTCACCTCTTTCTACTCATGTCTGTTGTACCTATTATATTTATTAAAATTGTATATGTGTTAAATAGTGCAATGATTAGGGGGACTTCTGCATTACCTTTTTGCACTGTCTGCCCTTCCTGATGGTCATCTATTCTTTCTATATCTGTGGCATGACCAACTCTCTGATTACTCTATGACATTTTCTGCATCCCAGATGCTCCGTAACGAGTTCAACCAAAGCTCCGAGTGCTCTATACAGTCTGGCGGGGTACTGCAGCTGGACACATTTCCAGCAGGTATAGTCACCAGAGACATTggaaatatccctgatctcccagaaTATTCAGGAGGAACACATCACTGCTTCCATATCATTTATCCCTAATTCCTCATACTAAGAAGGCAAAGGGAAAACAACCGTGCTTTGACACGAACTACCCTCCTCATCTAAGCCCAGTCTTTGAGCTCAAGAGTACCTCTCATGCTAGCCGCTCCCACTTTACTTGCCTCTCTTTTTGTATCTCCTGCTCAGTTGATCATGCAGCTGCTGCCTTCTCTAGGCCTTATCTTACTTACTCAATCATAGTCAACTAATTAGGCATATTGGGTTGGTCCCATTTTCTTGCATTTGGGCAATGGCCTTCTAAACTCTGCCTATCCATatgtttgtccaaatgtcttttagaagtTGTATCAGCTTCTATAGCTACCTCTGgttgctcattccagatatgtactatcctctgagtgaaacgTTTATTTCGTATAGGCTCTGTAATAAATATTAAAGCTAAACTGTTGTCTTCTGTGTTTTAAATGGATCTTTACAGCAATTCTTGCTCATTTATTATTCTGTAGGCCTGGACTTCTTTGCCCATACCATGACCTTATATGACCTAGGTGTGTTTCTTGACAGGTTCAGGTTTTGCTGAAGCTTTGGAAAAATGGCTTTAGTTTGGATGATGGAGAACTCAGAACCTACACAGACCCCCAAAATGCACAGTTTTTGGAATCCATTTGCAAGGGGTAAGATGATTCATATTGTGGttttaatactttttaaaaaaaatccaaaatgtgAATATTTAATACAAATAtaatttgttatttatttttagtTATGTTACCTATAACACAGGTCTAAAACAGATTTAATCTTTTGAACTTCTTGTAGTTTCTAACTGGAGGGATTATTTGCCTGCCATTATTTGTTTCCTGTGCATACATGCTGAGTCACATCAAATTGACCtagagtctaaagaagagtcctgacccgaaacatcacatatctatgttcttcagagatgctgcctgacccaataagttactccagcactttgtgtaattttGACCTTTTATTATTGTGTGCTATGTTTGTTTTGCTGATTATTTTCTCTTCCTTTCATTTCCTTCTCTTCTAATGACTTATTCAGTCTAATTTTACTCACTGCTAGCTTGTATGTAATCATTTCAAGCTTGCTGTTCATATGGCATTTAAGTTCTGTTTCTTGTGTGTATTGTTCTATGTAGAGAGATTCCTGTGGAGCTCCAAAAATTGGTTCATGGAAGTCAAGTAAGTTTGGATATGGAGGATCACAGAAGTGAAGAATATTTAAAGCATAAATTGCAGTTCAAGGCATTTACTGGCGATGGACAAAAATTGGGAAGGTCAGGCATAAGTATTTGTGGATTCTTGGTCCATTTTGTTGATTTAACTCTTCTACAGGGCTTTAGTACATAGTCCCAAAGTTAAAAATCAAAATGCCATCGAACTTAGTCCTTGAAAACAAGACGTATGCTGAGCATTTGTTAACTAGTGTATTAAAAACTAAAACTTTCTGTAAATAGTTTTGCGTTAAagtgttttttctttaaataaCTGAAGTTGTATTAGCTTTAATAACCTTTTGTGGCAATGTTTTATGTGATTTAGATAGTAAAACTCCATTAATCTGACACGCTAGGTACTTTGGTACCAGACTGGCAGATTTTCCCGACTATTGGATGTTATTCCAAATAATACAATAACATACTTTTTATTGACtattattttaaaagttgtacATTAGCATAATATTTTTTCTGGTAAACCCCATGAGTTTAAAGGGAATGTGGGAAACAGGGCCCCAATGAGTTTAAAGAGAGTGCAGGAACCCAGGGAATTGGCACCCATGATCCAAATGCTGAATTATTAGGATTTCTAAACAatcgaataaaggattattagaaTTTTACTGTTTTTTATCTACTCTTTCTCCTTCTCTTAATCTTTAATCCATTCCTATACAAATCAGTTGAAGTATTTGTTTCGTATCCCAAGTCTTCCAATATCTGGCAAAAGTGGAAACTGAATATTATCTGTTTTCAAAACAGAATTTGATAAAAGATTGACTAATATTGCACGTTGATAGCTTTTTAAAGAAATATATTCTTTATCCTGtggtttaaattaatattttgttagtttttttgtattatgTTTTAAATTGTAGCTTATCCCAGAAATGTTTATGCTTTTTACAGTCTTGAATTGTGCTTTTTATTTCCTTTTGTACAGCCCCACTCCAACTATAGTAAGCACACCATCTTCTCCAGAAGAAGAATTCAAATACTTTATTAATATCGAGAATGTGAATGAATCTGAGCCAACTACCAATGTTCAAATTCGTCTAGCGGATGGGAGTCGCTTAGTGCAGAAATTCAATCAAACTCATAGGTAAGGAATTCTAGACTCATTTTGTAATATCAAGGTGTTGCTTTCATCTGATTTGATCAAAAAGTAAATTCAAAGCTATGTCAGCTAATTTCCAGTAAATAAATGGAGCACTATCACAATTGACAATGTGGCTTTATTGCAGCAAAAGGACTGAGAGCATAATCTATGCTGACAGCATCAGTCAGCATTCTGCCCTCATTTGGATAAATTTTACCAACAGTGTAAAAGATCTCAAGCTATTATCCAAAGTTGGAATATAGCTTTTTgagattatttttaaattgacACCTGGACAAATATCACCAAGGTCAATTATTTTGTTTGGAATCTCATCTTGAAAAATTGGCTGCCACATTTGTCTCTTGCTCACAATTGTCAACTTGTAAACATTGCAATCTGTATCATGGCATTTATGAGTAGGATTCATGCTCATATGATGGATATGAACTGTTGCTGTATAAATTGAGGGACTGCCTTCAATGATCTCTGCAACCTCTCTTAATGAGATTAATAAGTTCAGATATTTTGATAATGTGATGTCAGCCATGACTTTGTCAAAATGACATGTTCATTTCAAAGTGGATTAAGATCACCATTACATATTTCATTTTGGACTATGTGAAAACACAGAGAACAACCTATTATttcaaaccaataccaatatacaATTCCTAGCACAATCTCTCATCCAATAGCTTTGTCCCAGAATATCAAACATTTGATATGGAATATTTAAGAATAGATGAATTTCACAAAAATAGTTTCCCTTCCATCATTTTTGACAGTTTCCAAATCTCAAGTCAAAGATCTTGAATGTCAACTAAACAAAATGTTTTGTTCTAATTACAGAATTGGTGATATCCGCCAGTTTATTATTGAACATTATCCTGTGTTTGCTACTGCATCCTTTATACTGATGACCACATTCCCAAATAAAGAACTGACCGATGAAGAGCAAACTCTACAAGAGGCCAAGTTGTTAAATGCAGTGGTTGTTCAACGTTTGAAGTAACTTCATCTTGTAAGCTTACAAATTTTTAAGTGCACTAAATCTGAGCTGAATAGCAAAATCTGATACAACTGGCATATTCCAAAACACTTTAGCATGTTTGGAGAAATGAAGCTGCTATGGTTTGCAGCAAAAGGTAATCTTCATTGCCTGAGAAAACATGAGAACAATTAACGATACATGAAATGAACTGTTAATGTGCAAGTCTACTAATATAGGAAATCGTTTGCTATAATACTAACTGGAAATGTATAAAGGAACTGGAATGTTCAGACTGTTATAATCTTGAACCTTTAAAGTGGCTACTGTTTCTAGGAATTTAGATTATTTTTTCAGAAACCTTAAATCATGCATCTGGAGATGATGATATCCACTAGAGAATAAGGGTAGACATTTTTATGCATGACAAAGGCTGTATACAAGTTTAGAGGATCATCCTTCTGacttgagagtcaagagtgttttattgtcatatgtcccagatagaacaatgaaattcttacttgctgcagtacaacagaatatgtaaacataggatactgtaaataataataataataataataataatagtctattgtagttcaaaccttatttgaggttgtagtgtttaatagcctgatggctgaagggaagaagctattcctgaacctggacgttacagttttcaggctcctgtaccttcttcccaatggcagtggtgaaatgaatgtgtggccaggatggtgtgggtctctgatgatgctggctacatTTTCGAGGAaacgactccgataaatcccttcgatggtggggaggtcagaggcggtgatggactgggcagtgttcacaatttTTGCAGTCTTATCCGCTCctgaacgttcaagttgccgaaccaggctgtgaagcaaccagtcaatatgctctctactctatacctgtagaagttcagagaatcctctctgacaaaccgaatctccttaatcttctcaggaagtagaggcgttgatgtgctttatttataattgcatcagtgtgctgggtccaggaaagattttcggaaatatgcacgcccgggaatttgaagtttttgactctctccaccatcgtcctcttgatataaacaggattgtgggtcctcatccttcttcatccaaagtccacaatcagttcattggttttactgatattgagagccaggttgatgtgctggcaccatttggtcaatcatgcgatctcacttctatactctgactcatcaccatctgtaattcatccaacaatggtggtgtcatcagcgaatttgaagatggagttcgcactgtgtccggctacacagtcacaagtatagagtgagtagagcagggggctgagcacgctgcCTTAAGGTGCTCCCACACTGATTGTTAGAGGAAGAAGTGTTTCGCCAATTCGAACAGATTGTGGTCTatggatgaggaagttgaggatccaattgcagtgggatgtgcagagacccagttccatgagtttggtaaccagctttttttttgtgtaaCAAAAATAATTGAATTCCGATCACGATTCAGAACAAAACCGTggtaacacacccaccaccagagtacaaaatcaccaaattatctgGACACTAATATTCagacaactatgttacaatccttacaaatatactaaataactactatacaactatgttctactctaacaccacccgggcgcggacgcggacgtaaccccggaaaaggtgcAGGcatctggctcgggcagagccctcttccgcctggcgccgtgactcgcggatagcCAGCTTGGCCGAgcctaggagcaacccaaccaggacatcttcggtcctaccctctcccctacgcacagggtatccaaagatgaggatggtgggtgagaaatgcagccagaaggcaaggagcagccccttaagataatggaacaggggctgcaacttcacacactccatatacacgtggtatgcAGAgtcttccagcccgcaaaagtggcaggcgcctggcgagagaaacaggttgcgggggactcctcggtgtagtaccctccaccccaggtccccaatGCAGAGGAGGTGAATCCCCTCGTAGAAGTACCCCCACCGGGGGGCCCCCTTGCGACTGGAacgcaacaccgaccgccacttagtgtccggatggTGGACTAGGGCGAGGAAAAGCAGGGTGTGGAAGAGGTGCCCGTACAGGACACCCCTCCCTGCGTCTTGGAGTGAGATGATGTTggaactggctatggtgatcacCATGTCATGAgaacactagatcccctcaccagtccctgGACGTTGACAGCAGAGCCGCTCCTCCCCCTAC
This window contains:
- the LOC144593107 gene encoding NSFL1 cofactor p47-like isoform X2 → MAEGAEREERARRLVRLTGAAEQGATARPEAAGWDMQLALASFYEDGDDGNQTVQDVPAFKNATNFRPVVHSNGTSRIVSLKDLRDEESNSSADEDERFYAGGSEHSGQQIIEPSKKKNLNEIVDDLFKEAKEHGAVPVDHWTESVSKPFAGGGYRLGASSQELSEYVSQDKEQDSSLDVQVLLKLWKNGFSLDDGELRTYTDPQNAQFLESICKGPTPTIVSTPSSPEEEFKYFINIENVNESEPTTNVQIRLADGSRLVQKFNQTHRIGDIRQFIIEHYPVFATASFILMTTFPNKELTDEEQTLQEAKLLNAVVVQRLK
- the LOC144593107 gene encoding NSFL1 cofactor p47-like isoform X1; amino-acid sequence: MAEGAEREERARRLVRLTGAAEQGATARPEAAGWDMQLALASFYEDGDDGNQTVQDVPAFKNATNFRPVVHSNGTSRIVSLKDLRDEESNSSADEDERFYAGGSEHSGQQIIEPSKKKNLNEIVDDLFKEAKEHGAVPVDHWTESVSKPFAGGGYRLGASSQELSEYVSQDKEQDSSLDVQVLLKLWKNGFSLDDGELRTYTDPQNAQFLESICKGEIPVELQKLVHGSQVSLDMEDHRSEEYLKHKLQFKAFTGDGQKLGSPTPTIVSTPSSPEEEFKYFINIENVNESEPTTNVQIRLADGSRLVQKFNQTHRIGDIRQFIIEHYPVFATASFILMTTFPNKELTDEEQTLQEAKLLNAVVVQRLK